One region of Sulfurisphaera ohwakuensis genomic DNA includes:
- a CDS encoding 50S ribosomal protein L2 — MGKKLLQQRAGRGGINFRSPSWRRVGKAKIPNIEGEHIGKVIDIVHNPGTNAPLALIKLDDGTKFYVPSVQGLVVGQKIQIGKNAAISNGNIVEVGNVPEGTIISNIEKTRGDGGKFARSAGTYGVVVGKTGDKVLVKLSSEKIAQVSSNARAIVGVVAGGGVTEKPLLKAGNNYWKYKVKAKKWPHVRGVAMNAVSHPHGGGLHQSVSRPSTVSRNAPPGRKVGHIAARRTGRKEGA, encoded by the coding sequence ATGGGTAAGAAATTATTACAACAAAGGGCAGGAAGAGGAGGAATTAATTTCAGAAGCCCTAGCTGGAGAAGAGTGGGTAAGGCTAAAATACCAAATATAGAAGGGGAACATATAGGAAAAGTAATTGATATTGTACACAATCCTGGGACAAATGCTCCATTGGCATTGATTAAATTAGATGATGGAACAAAGTTTTATGTTCCTTCTGTCCAAGGACTAGTAGTAGGGCAAAAGATCCAGATTGGTAAAAATGCTGCAATAAGTAATGGTAATATAGTAGAAGTAGGAAATGTACCAGAAGGAACTATAATATCTAATATTGAAAAAACTAGGGGTGATGGGGGAAAATTTGCCAGATCTGCTGGAACATATGGAGTAGTTGTTGGAAAGACAGGTGATAAAGTGCTAGTGAAATTATCATCAGAGAAAATAGCTCAAGTTAGTAGTAATGCAAGAGCTATAGTTGGAGTTGTGGCTGGAGGAGGAGTTACTGAAAAACCGTTATTAAAAGCTGGTAACAATTATTGGAAATATAAAGTAAAAGCTAAGAAATGGCCGCATGTAAGAGGAGTCGCAATGAACGCTGTTTCACATCCACATGGTGGTGGTTTACATCAGAGTGTAAGCAGACCGTCAACAGTGTCAAGAAATGCCCCTCCAGGCAGAAAAGTAGGCCATATTGCAGCAAGAAGAACGGGTAGAAAAGAAGGTGCATGA
- a CDS encoding HAD family hydrolase, which yields MEEFNIFKDVKAIFFDFDNTLVSFDNLSNQALLKVADDILDYIRENYPNVNVDRDELSKTLIEIAKKLDEEGVYDRRLWWEEVLKKYNVKAEMEDLYEWTQIYWSIAGNNTPYEDSLDAIEYLKRKGFKLGIITNSDGEWGNKKQRINRFPLVSYFDVITISGENNIKPKPNVQPFILSCEKLNLSVNQCLMVGDDPIKDCLAAKKAGLYSILVDREGKVKFAELYADFVVQNLKQLEEIF from the coding sequence ATGGAAGAGTTTAACATATTTAAGGATGTTAAGGCTATATTTTTTGACTTTGATAACACTTTAGTTTCTTTTGATAACCTTTCTAATCAAGCTTTACTTAAGGTGGCAGATGATATATTGGATTACATTAGAGAAAATTATCCTAATGTAAATGTAGATCGTGATGAGCTCTCAAAGACGCTTATAGAAATAGCGAAAAAACTAGATGAAGAAGGGGTTTATGACAGAAGACTATGGTGGGAGGAAGTATTAAAGAAATATAATGTAAAGGCAGAGATGGAAGATTTATACGAGTGGACTCAAATATACTGGAGTATAGCTGGAAACAATACACCTTATGAAGATAGCCTGGATGCAATAGAATATTTAAAAAGAAAGGGATTCAAATTAGGTATAATAACTAATAGTGACGGAGAATGGGGTAATAAAAAACAGAGAATCAACAGATTTCCATTAGTGTCATATTTTGATGTAATCACTATAAGTGGTGAAAACAACATAAAACCTAAACCTAATGTGCAACCATTTATATTATCTTGTGAAAAACTCAATCTCTCAGTAAACCAGTGTCTTATGGTTGGAGATGATCCAATTAAAGATTGCTTAGCTGCCAAGAAGGCTGGTTTATATTCCATATTAGTTGATAGAGAAGGAAAAGTCAAATTCGCAGAACTTTATGCGGATTTTGTGGTTCAAAATCTAAAACAGTTAGAAGAGATTTTTTAG
- a CDS encoding 30S ribosomal protein S19, translating to MSLEIPPEWKKFRYRGKSLDELLNMPMDEFIKLLPSRQRRSLKKGFSDKQRRLLEKIRKYVREGKYSKTIKTHVRDMIILPEMVGLKFAVYNGKEFVEFQVVPEMIGHYLGEFSITTKKVEHGEPGLKATRSSLFLAMKG from the coding sequence ATGTCATTAGAAATCCCACCCGAATGGAAAAAGTTTAGATATAGAGGAAAATCATTAGATGAATTATTAAATATGCCTATGGACGAATTTATTAAATTATTACCTTCAAGACAAAGGAGATCATTAAAGAAAGGGTTTTCAGACAAGCAGAGAAGATTACTAGAAAAAATCCGAAAGTATGTGAGAGAAGGAAAGTATAGTAAAACTATAAAGACTCATGTGAGAGATATGATAATTTTACCAGAAATGGTAGGATTAAAATTCGCTGTTTATAATGGAAAAGAATTCGTAGAATTTCAAGTAGTCCCAGAGATGATAGGACATTATCTAGGTGAATTCTCGATAACTACGAAGAAAGTAGAACATGGAGAGCCTGGACTTAAGGCTACAAGGTCAAGCTTATTCCTAGCTATGAAGGGATGA
- a CDS encoding elongation factor EF-2, producing MPRYKTVEQVLSLMKDITRVRNIGIIAHVDHGKTTTSDTLLAAAGIISQKVAGEALALDYLSVEQQRGITVKAANISLYHEIEGKGYVINLIDTPGHVDFSGRVTRSLRILDGSIVVVDAVEGIMTQTETVLRQSLEERVRPILFINKVDRLVKELKLSPQEIQKKLIDMIVEINNLIEMYAEPEYKDAWKIKPELGNVVFGSAKDKWGFSVPIAQKKGVKFSDVVNAYSSGDKSKVEELANRVPIHEALLETVIKFVPNPRDAQKYRIPKIWKGDLDSDIAKAMINADPNGPIVLMISDMKVDPHAGLVATGRVFSGTLRAGEEIWLVNAKRQQRVLQVSLYMGPTRELAEEIPAGNIAAALGLDQARSGETAVDIKYKDANVGSFESLHYVSEPVVTISVEPKNPKDLNKMIDALRKLSIEDPNLLVKINEETGEYLLSGMGFLHLEVSLQLLKENYGVDVVTSPPIVVYRESIRTKSQVFEGKSPNKHNKLYISVEPLNEQTIELIANGTIKEDMDSKEMARILKEQADWDYDEAKKIIAIDENINVFVNATSGVQHLREVMDTILQGFRLAMKEGPLAHEPIRGLKVVLHDAIIHEDPAHRGPAQLYPAVRNAIFAGFLTSKPTLLEPLQKLDIRVPMDFVGNVSGVITRKRGKILNMTQMGSIARITAEIPVSESFELASELRAASAGRAFWGTEFSRWAPVPDSLLLDVIMKIRERKGLPKELPKVEDFLA from the coding sequence TTGCCCCGATATAAGACAGTTGAGCAAGTTCTTAGTTTAATGAAAGATATTACTAGAGTAAGAAATATTGGAATAATTGCTCATGTAGATCACGGAAAGACTACAACTAGTGATACTTTATTAGCTGCAGCCGGTATAATTTCACAAAAAGTTGCTGGAGAGGCATTAGCATTAGACTACCTTTCCGTAGAACAACAAAGAGGTATTACAGTAAAGGCAGCAAACATAAGCTTGTATCACGAAATAGAAGGAAAAGGTTACGTAATTAATTTAATTGATACACCTGGTCACGTTGATTTTAGCGGTAGAGTAACTAGAAGCCTTAGAATATTAGATGGTTCTATTGTTGTTGTTGATGCAGTAGAGGGAATAATGACTCAGACAGAAACTGTACTAAGACAAAGCCTTGAAGAAAGAGTAAGACCTATACTTTTCATTAATAAAGTAGATAGATTAGTTAAAGAACTAAAGTTAAGTCCACAAGAAATACAGAAGAAACTAATAGATATGATAGTAGAGATAAATAACTTAATCGAAATGTATGCAGAACCCGAATATAAGGACGCTTGGAAAATAAAACCAGAATTAGGTAATGTGGTATTTGGATCAGCAAAAGATAAGTGGGGATTTAGCGTACCAATAGCACAGAAAAAAGGAGTTAAATTCAGTGATGTAGTAAATGCATATTCTAGTGGGGATAAATCAAAAGTAGAAGAACTAGCTAACAGAGTTCCTATACATGAAGCATTATTAGAAACTGTAATTAAATTTGTTCCAAATCCTAGAGATGCACAAAAATATAGAATTCCTAAAATCTGGAAAGGAGATCTAGATAGCGATATAGCAAAAGCAATGATAAACGCAGATCCTAACGGACCTATTGTCCTTATGATAAGTGATATGAAAGTTGATCCACATGCCGGTTTAGTTGCTACTGGTAGAGTATTCTCTGGGACATTAAGAGCTGGAGAAGAAATATGGTTAGTAAACGCAAAAAGACAACAAAGAGTTTTACAAGTAAGCCTTTACATGGGGCCAACAAGAGAATTAGCTGAAGAGATTCCTGCTGGTAATATAGCTGCAGCTTTAGGACTAGATCAAGCTAGATCTGGAGAGACAGCAGTAGATATAAAGTATAAAGATGCGAATGTAGGTTCATTTGAATCTCTACATTATGTATCAGAACCTGTAGTAACAATATCTGTTGAGCCAAAGAATCCAAAAGATCTTAATAAGATGATTGATGCACTTAGAAAACTAAGTATTGAGGATCCAAACTTACTTGTAAAGATTAATGAGGAGACTGGCGAATATTTGCTTTCAGGTATGGGATTCTTACATCTTGAAGTTTCATTACAATTATTGAAAGAAAATTACGGTGTAGATGTTGTAACCTCACCACCAATTGTAGTCTATAGAGAAAGCATAAGAACTAAGAGTCAGGTATTCGAAGGCAAATCTCCTAATAAACATAATAAACTATACATCAGCGTTGAACCATTAAATGAACAGACAATTGAGTTAATCGCTAATGGAACTATAAAAGAGGATATGGATTCTAAAGAAATGGCAAGAATACTTAAAGAACAAGCAGACTGGGATTACGATGAAGCTAAGAAGATAATTGCAATAGATGAGAACATAAATGTATTTGTGAATGCTACAAGCGGTGTACAGCATCTAAGAGAAGTAATGGATACCATACTTCAAGGGTTTAGATTAGCGATGAAAGAAGGACCATTAGCTCATGAACCAATAAGAGGATTAAAAGTTGTATTACATGATGCTATTATCCATGAAGACCCAGCTCATAGAGGACCAGCTCAGTTATATCCAGCCGTTAGGAATGCTATATTTGCTGGGTTCTTAACTTCTAAACCAACATTACTAGAACCTTTACAAAAGCTAGATATCAGAGTTCCAATGGATTTCGTTGGAAATGTCTCTGGCGTTATAACTAGGAAAAGAGGAAAAATACTCAATATGACTCAGATGGGTAGTATAGCCAGAATTACAGCAGAAATTCCAGTTTCTGAATCTTTTGAACTTGCAAGCGAGCTTAGAGCAGCAAGTGCAGGCAGAGCGTTCTGGGGTACAGAATTTAGTAGATGGGCTCCAGTTCCAGATAGCCTATTATTAGATGTAATTATGAAAATAAGAGAGAGAAAAGGCCTGCCCAAGGAGTTGCCTAAGGTAGAGGACTTCTTAGCGTGA
- the rpl4p gene encoding 50S ribosomal protein L4 yields MYLELQIKKTHIFDLKGNKVEEIELPIFFSYPVRKDLIRRVFISEFTKALQPKGRDPMAGKRTSALSFGINLGLARVPRVKTTGEAALAPNTVGGRLAFPPTVEKKLVEEVNKKEKKLAIISALSATANMNFVKNRGHVFSIDTLPIIVVDDITKLTKTKEIIEVLQSLKVYEDVERVKDRIRIRSGKGKMRGRRYKEPKGPLFVIHENNPVFVKAASNIPGVDVILASDLSVIHLAPGGHPGRLTIYTKSSIDVLRKRLEGRLAL; encoded by the coding sequence ATGTATTTAGAGCTTCAAATTAAAAAAACTCATATTTTTGATCTAAAAGGAAATAAAGTAGAAGAAATAGAATTACCTATTTTCTTTAGTTATCCTGTTAGGAAAGATCTAATTAGAAGGGTATTCATTTCAGAATTCACAAAGGCTCTACAACCAAAAGGAAGAGATCCTATGGCTGGTAAAAGAACTTCAGCTTTAAGCTTTGGTATTAATTTAGGTTTAGCAAGAGTCCCTAGAGTAAAGACAACTGGTGAAGCAGCTTTAGCACCAAATACTGTGGGAGGAAGACTAGCTTTTCCACCAACGGTTGAAAAGAAATTAGTAGAAGAGGTAAATAAGAAAGAAAAGAAACTAGCAATTATAAGTGCATTAAGTGCTACTGCTAATATGAACTTTGTAAAAAATAGAGGTCATGTATTTTCAATTGATACTCTTCCCATAATTGTAGTTGACGATATTACAAAGCTAACTAAAACTAAGGAAATAATTGAGGTATTACAATCTTTAAAAGTCTATGAAGATGTGGAGAGGGTTAAGGATAGAATTAGAATTAGATCTGGTAAAGGTAAGATGAGAGGAAGAAGATATAAAGAGCCTAAAGGACCGTTATTTGTAATTCATGAGAATAATCCTGTATTTGTCAAGGCTGCAAGCAATATCCCCGGAGTTGATGTAATATTAGCGAGTGATTTAAGTGTAATACATCTTGCACCTGGAGGGCATCCAGGTAGATTAACAATTTATACTAAATCTTCTATTGATGTATTACGTAAAAGGCTTGAGGGGAGGTTAGCATTATGA
- a CDS encoding DUF447 domain-containing protein — MDSVKNIINFVFPYDGIYEVILGSNGVKPNLAPIGIIKEGNTLKSKVYKDTLTFSNLIKYQKCSLNIITDSRVFFEAFFNELKIEDYIDNIPIIPVGVVFLANCYYEKLENPTYFFYDLIDYKKYGEFYHAFNRGNSMLIDLLIHVSRLDIYSKEDIEKYLPIVKYEIDIIRKTMPNDIKIIEKIKELMLQKGLKI; from the coding sequence ATGGACTCAGTAAAAAATATCATAAATTTTGTTTTTCCATATGATGGAATTTATGAAGTTATTTTAGGATCAAATGGAGTTAAACCAAACTTAGCTCCAATAGGTATAATTAAGGAGGGAAATACTTTGAAATCAAAAGTTTATAAGGACACACTTACTTTTTCTAATTTAATTAAATATCAAAAGTGTTCTCTAAATATAATAACTGATTCAAGAGTGTTCTTTGAAGCATTCTTTAATGAGCTTAAAATAGAGGACTATATAGATAATATTCCTATAATTCCCGTAGGAGTAGTCTTTTTAGCTAATTGTTATTATGAAAAACTAGAAAATCCTACTTATTTCTTTTATGATTTGATTGATTATAAAAAATACGGAGAGTTTTACCATGCATTCAACAGAGGAAATTCTATGTTAATTGATCTGTTAATACACGTTTCTAGGTTAGATATATATAGCAAAGAAGACATTGAAAAATATTTACCTATAGTAAAATATGAGATTGACATTATACGTAAAACTATGCCAAATGACATAAAAATTATTGAAAAAATTAAGGAACTTATGTTACAGAAAGGGTTAAAAATTTAA
- a CDS encoding putative RNA uridine N3 methyltransferase gives MFPYPRRKELNVILFTSIFSTDKSLTEITLKMSFILRTLIIFRVSKLFWIDDLRNKYIKRVIIDIINYALKPPYLKKEIKIRKTLSKVGLLNPVNIPSHMVEKEAIEGEYRIGSKGFFGLESKINTKSNVILIVNSNPVRIKEYNFYPYYNGFKFYFLNKNNILGKFENLLIASRSGKDPIKYSSEIKDMYEKKGITLIIGPPSGGLLKQLSDYIHVYNFLPNQGVKDIRAEEALISSLSILNFILG, from the coding sequence ATGTTTCCTTATCCAAGAAGAAAAGAGTTAAACGTGATTCTTTTTACATCAATTTTTTCAACAGATAAAAGCTTAACTGAAATTACGTTAAAAATGTCCTTCATACTCAGAACCTTAATTATTTTTAGAGTTTCAAAGCTTTTTTGGATAGATGATTTAAGAAATAAATATATAAAAAGAGTTATTATTGATATAATTAATTATGCACTTAAACCACCATATTTAAAGAAAGAAATAAAAATAAGAAAAACGCTTAGTAAAGTAGGTCTACTTAATCCTGTAAATATCCCTTCTCACATGGTGGAAAAAGAAGCTATAGAAGGAGAATATAGAATCGGCTCTAAAGGTTTTTTTGGGTTAGAAAGTAAGATTAATACAAAATCTAACGTTATTTTAATAGTAAACTCTAACCCCGTAAGAATTAAGGAGTACAATTTTTACCCTTACTATAATGGGTTTAAGTTTTATTTTTTAAATAAAAATAATATTCTTGGAAAATTTGAAAATCTTCTAATTGCAAGCAGATCTGGAAAAGATCCAATAAAATACTCAAGTGAAATAAAAGATATGTACGAGAAAAAAGGAATAACATTAATTATAGGTCCCCCATCAGGTGGATTATTAAAACAATTGAGTGACTATATACATGTTTACAATTTTTTACCAAATCAGGGGGTAAAAGATATCAGAGCCGAAGAAGCTCTTATTTCATCTCTTTCGATACTTAATTTCATCTTAGGATAG
- a CDS encoding M28 family peptidase has protein sequence MTLRERVKELSKYGELIAGDKKERLIVDKIKEYFEVNKITTYINPQNVLKWEEKEIELECEGIKIKAISLPYSPSIDVETSDYQVIKINNILDVNKYYRNNSNKILVFTQDDLMRKIVLKNGTLLSHLPQNPPRLPAFYIRYKDANQIKGKCRFFLKSSFEESIGYTIEGIIPGKTEDKIYVTAHHDHWFKGEHDDLISVSILPELKSEKYELHLISFTAEESGCFFSSFSWACGSYNFLRSNKIDAKLSISLDNLTLNSKFFVTPGLFKYFKNAVQYPSPYTDSYNFLKRGIPTISMSDIDYPYYHSEADEISETENYEEIVKLLNVFLSNEITINPQELVNVIFDTPLPIEIKELALNLIERGKYNELLKFYGSILDLSKNTIQTYLFHKLVGINKAYENSVAIEDFVELRNYCEDEICSKLYEKFLYYLQKEITNEYLIQLKNLF, from the coding sequence ATGACATTAAGAGAAAGAGTTAAAGAGTTATCAAAATACGGAGAATTAATAGCTGGTGATAAAAAGGAAAGATTGATAGTTGATAAAATAAAGGAATATTTTGAGGTTAATAAAATAACAACTTACATTAATCCTCAAAATGTATTAAAATGGGAGGAGAAGGAAATAGAGCTAGAATGTGAAGGAATAAAAATCAAGGCTATCTCTTTACCTTACTCTCCTTCAATAGATGTAGAAACTTCAGATTATCAAGTCATTAAAATTAATAATATCTTAGATGTTAATAAATATTATAGAAATAATAGTAATAAAATTTTAGTCTTTACACAAGATGATTTAATGAGAAAAATTGTTCTGAAAAACGGGACTCTTCTTTCTCACTTACCTCAAAATCCGCCCAGGTTACCAGCATTTTATATAAGGTATAAAGATGCAAATCAAATAAAAGGAAAATGTAGATTTTTCTTAAAATCATCTTTTGAGGAGTCAATAGGATATACAATTGAAGGAATAATACCAGGTAAAACTGAGGATAAGATCTATGTAACCGCTCATCATGATCATTGGTTTAAGGGGGAACATGATGATTTAATTTCAGTCTCCATATTACCAGAATTAAAAAGTGAAAAATACGAATTACACTTAATTTCTTTTACAGCAGAAGAAAGTGGATGTTTTTTCAGTAGTTTTTCGTGGGCTTGTGGTTCATATAATTTTTTGAGGTCAAATAAAATAGATGCGAAATTATCTATAAGTTTAGATAACTTAACCTTAAATTCAAAATTTTTTGTTACTCCAGGTCTTTTTAAGTATTTTAAAAATGCTGTCCAGTACCCTTCGCCTTATACTGATTCTTATAACTTTTTAAAGAGGGGAATTCCTACAATTTCGATGTCGGATATAGATTATCCATATTATCATTCAGAAGCCGATGAGATCAGTGAAACTGAGAATTATGAAGAAATCGTAAAGCTGTTAAATGTATTTCTCTCCAATGAGATTACAATAAATCCGCAAGAACTTGTTAACGTAATATTTGATACGCCATTACCCATAGAAATTAAGGAGTTAGCATTAAATTTGATAGAGCGTGGAAAGTATAATGAACTTTTAAAATTTTACGGAAGTATATTAGATTTAAGCAAGAATACAATACAGACTTATTTATTTCATAAACTTGTTGGCATCAATAAAGCATACGAAAATAGTGTAGCAATAGAAGATTTTGTGGAATTAAGAAATTACTGTGAAGATGAAATATGTAGCAAACTTTATGAGAAATTTCTGTATTATTTACAAAAAGAAATTACAAATGAATATTTAATTCAGCTAAAAAATCTCTTCTAA
- a CDS encoding 50S ribosomal protein L23 encodes MIIKEFLTTEKAIKLIESQNTLTVIVNKEATKADIKREIEKMFNVKVDKVNTLITIRGEKKAYVKLKKEFNASDIAHRLGIL; translated from the coding sequence ATGATAATAAAAGAATTTCTTACTACAGAAAAAGCAATAAAACTTATTGAAAGTCAAAATACGTTAACAGTTATTGTAAATAAAGAAGCAACAAAAGCTGATATAAAAAGAGAAATAGAGAAAATGTTTAATGTGAAAGTAGATAAAGTAAATACCTTAATAACGATTAGAGGAGAAAAGAAGGCATATGTAAAGCTTAAAAAAGAATTTAATGCAAGTGATATAGCTCATAGACTAGGAATATTATGA
- a CDS encoding 50S ribosomal protein L3: MGHRKLASPRRGSAGVRPRKRASEILPTPRSWPTIQSNEPKLLGFVGYKVGMSHIFMIDDKPTSPNYGKEIYVPVSVIETPPVIPLAIRAYVMGPKGEPTTLTEYWGDISEDLLKLIQQRKVTRLKIDKEKMKGKLDEINNKLNDILYLRVLIATQPKLVPSLGKKKPEIVEVQVGGGDIKSQLNYVLNILGKPLSVKDVFKEGQLIDIIGVTKGKGFQGVVKRYGVVELPRWHKHRKGSRKVGARGPSFSTPSYVPQPGQMGYHRRTEYNKRILKISDDPNEINPKGGFVNYGIVRNTYLIIEGSIIGAKKRPLFLRYPIRPSWIPQSAPKITYVNLYSQQG; encoded by the coding sequence ATGGGTCATCGTAAGCTTGCTTCGCCAAGGAGAGGTTCCGCAGGTGTACGACCAAGAAAGAGAGCTAGCGAAATTTTGCCTACGCCTAGAAGCTGGCCTACTATACAATCTAATGAACCTAAATTGTTAGGCTTTGTAGGTTACAAAGTTGGCATGAGTCATATTTTTATGATTGATGATAAGCCTACTTCTCCTAATTATGGAAAAGAAATTTATGTCCCAGTTAGTGTTATAGAGACACCCCCAGTTATTCCATTAGCTATTAGAGCCTATGTAATGGGGCCTAAGGGCGAACCTACAACATTAACTGAATATTGGGGAGATATCAGTGAAGATCTTTTAAAATTAATCCAACAAAGAAAAGTAACTAGATTAAAAATAGATAAAGAAAAGATGAAAGGAAAATTAGATGAAATAAATAATAAGTTAAATGATATACTATATTTAAGAGTCCTTATAGCGACACAGCCTAAATTGGTCCCTTCATTAGGTAAAAAGAAACCAGAAATAGTCGAAGTACAAGTAGGAGGAGGAGATATAAAATCACAATTAAATTACGTTTTAAATATTCTTGGCAAACCTCTAAGTGTTAAAGATGTGTTTAAGGAAGGCCAACTAATTGACATTATTGGTGTTACTAAGGGAAAAGGATTTCAAGGCGTAGTAAAAAGATATGGAGTTGTAGAGCTACCTAGATGGCATAAGCACAGAAAAGGTAGTAGAAAAGTAGGAGCTAGAGGCCCTTCATTCTCCACACCCAGCTATGTGCCACAACCAGGTCAAATGGGATACCATAGAAGAACAGAATATAATAAGAGAATTCTAAAAATTTCTGATGATCCAAATGAAATTAATCCTAAAGGAGGGTTTGTGAATTATGGTATTGTTAGAAATACATATCTAATTATAGAGGGTTCAATAATTGGGGCAAAGAAAAGGCCATTATTCCTCAGATATCCTATAAGACCTAGTTGGATACCTCAGTCTGCACCTAAGATAACATACGTTAATTTATATAGTCAGCAAGGGTGA
- the leuB gene encoding 3-isopropylmalate dehydrogenase: MGFTVALIQGDGIGPEIVSKSKRILAKINELYSLPIEYIEVEAGDRALARYGEALPKDSLKIIDKADIILKGPVGESAADVVVKLRQIYDMYANIRPAKSIPGIDTKYGNVDILIVRENTEDLYKGFEHIVSDGVAVGMKIITRFASERIAKVGLNFALRRRKKVTCVHKANVMRITDGLFAEACRSVLKGKVEYSEMYVDAAAANLVRNPQMFDVIVTENVYGDILSDEASQIAGSLGIAPSANIGDKKALFEPVHGAAFDIAGKNIGNPTAFLLSVSMMYERMYELSNDDRYIKASRALENAIYLVYKERKALTPDVGGNATTDDLINEIYNKLG, encoded by the coding sequence ATGGGCTTTACTGTTGCTTTAATACAAGGAGATGGAATAGGACCAGAAATAGTATCTAAATCTAAGAGAATATTAGCCAAAATAAATGAGCTTTATTCTTTGCCTATCGAATATATTGAAGTAGAAGCTGGTGATCGTGCATTGGCAAGATATGGTGAAGCATTGCCAAAAGATAGCTTAAAAATCATTGATAAGGCCGATATAATTTTGAAAGGTCCAGTAGGAGAATCCGCTGCAGATGTTGTTGTCAAGTTAAGACAAATTTATGATATGTATGCCAATATTAGACCAGCAAAGTCTATCCCGGGAATAGATACTAAATATGGTAATGTTGATATACTTATAGTGAGAGAAAATACTGAGGATTTATACAAAGGTTTTGAACATATTGTTTCTGATGGAGTAGCCGTTGGCATGAAAATCATAACTAGATTTGCTTCTGAGAGAATAGCAAAAGTAGGGCTAAACTTTGCATTAAGAAGGAGAAAGAAAGTAACCTGTGTTCATAAGGCTAACGTAATGAGAATTACTGATGGTTTATTCGCTGAAGCATGCAGATCTGTATTAAAAGGAAAAGTAGAATATTCAGAAATGTATGTAGACGCAGCAGCGGCTAATTTAGTAAGAAATCCTCAAATGTTTGATGTAATTGTAACTGAGAACGTATATGGAGACATTTTAAGTGACGAAGCTAGTCAAATTGCGGGTAGTTTAGGTATAGCACCATCTGCGAATATAGGAGATAAAAAAGCTTTATTTGAACCAGTACACGGTGCAGCGTTTGACATTGCTGGAAAGAATATAGGTAATCCCACTGCATTTTTACTTTCTGTAAGTATGATGTATGAAAGAATGTATGAGCTATCTAATGACGATAGATATATAAAAGCTTCAAGAGCTTTAGAAAACGCTATATACTTAGTCTACAAAGAGAGAAAAGCGTTAACCCCAGATGTAGGTGGTAATGCGACAACTGATGACTTAATAAATGAAATTTATAATAAGCTAGGCTAA